The region CCCGGGAGGCCCGGGTGCGCGTGACTCTCCTTTCGGCGATCGAAGCCGGCGACGCGGACGAAGCCGTCGCGGCGCCCCTCGTCGCGACCGACGATCCCGTGGCCGTGGCGCGCCGGGTGACGGCGTCGCTGGTCGACGCGATGGGCATGAGCGTCTCGGTGACGGCGCGGGAGGAGGAAGGCGCGGTGCACGTCACGGTCGCCGGGCCCCAGCTCGCCCCGCTGATCGGCCGGCACGGACAGACGCTCGAGGCGCTGGACCTGTTGGTCAACCTGATCACGATGCGGCGCGTGGGCCGGCGGGTGCCGGTCGTCGTGGACGCGGAACGGTATCGTGAGCGGCGCCGCGAGACGCTGCAGGCGCTGGTGCAGCGCGTCGCCGGCCGCGTTCGCCGGAGCGGCGAGGCGGTGCCGCTCGACCCGATGCCCGCATCGGAGCGGCGCTTCATCCACACGATGATGGCCGAGGATTCCAACGTGACGACATACAGCGAGGGCGATGGCGCGGAGCGGCACATCGTCATCGCGCCTCGGGGGAGCGTGCCGGCCGGAGTCGGCCCACGGCGTGCGCCGGAGGCGCGACGCGGCGAGCCGAACGCGGCCGACGAAGACGCCGTGGAGGACGCCGAGGGCTAACGCCACCGGTGGCGGCGCCTCACGGACCGGGCACGGTCCTCGCGGCGGGGGCCGCGGAGCTCGATCTGACGATTTCCCCCGACCGGTATACGTGCCTCGAACGCTTCCTCGCGCTGGTCGACGAGTGGCGCCCGCGCGTGCAACTGACCGGCGTGGACTCGACCGAGGCCGCGGCGGTGCTCGTCGTCGGTGCTTTCTGCATCCTGCCCTTCGTGCCGGAGTCCGGGCGCCTGGTCGATCTCGGCAGCGGCGCCGGCGTGCCCGGCGTGCCGCTCGCGATTCTGCGTCCGGGTCTGCGCGTCGTGCTCGTCGACGCGGCCAGGAAGAAGACGGCATTCCTCGAGATCGTCGCCCGGGAGCTCGCGTTGTCAAACGTCGATGTCGTGCAGATGCGCGCGGAGGCCCTGGGCCGGGATCCGGCGCATCGCGGGCAGTACGACGTCGTGACGGCGAGAGCACTCGCGCCGGTGCGCGTCCTCGCTGAGTACACGTTGCCGCTGCTCCGGGCC is a window of bacterium DNA encoding:
- the jag gene encoding RNA-binding cell elongation regulator Jag/EloR: MNSAEGSGRTVEEAIRNALRTLGAKREDVDLMVLDEGSRGVLGLGSREARVRVTLLSAIEAGDADEAVAAPLVATDDPVAVARRVTASLVDAMGMSVSVTAREEEGAVHVTVAGPQLAPLIGRHGQTLEALDLLVNLITMRRVGRRVPVVVDAERYRERRRETLQALVQRVAGRVRRSGEAVPLDPMPASERRFIHTMMAEDSNVTTYSEGDGAERHIVIAPRGSVPAGVGPRRAPEARRGEPNAADEDAVEDAEG
- the rsmG gene encoding 16S rRNA (guanine(527)-N(7))-methyltransferase RsmG, giving the protein MAAPHGPGTVLAAGAAELDLTISPDRYTCLERFLALVDEWRPRVQLTGVDSTEAAAVLVVGAFCILPFVPESGRLVDLGSGAGVPGVPLAILRPGLRVVLVDAARKKTAFLEIVARELALSNVDVVQMRAEALGRDPAHRGQYDVVTARALAPVRVLAEYTLPLLRAGGMAVLPKGPGAAHEVGEAARALTLLGGEAAVRAAGSQLCSPTVLLKKVVEAPARYPRRAGVPARRPL